In a single window of the Campylobacter concisus genome:
- the pyrE gene encoding orotate phosphoribosyltransferase yields MNLEKIYKGAGAYLEGHFLLSSGNHSQFYLQSAKVLEDPALAGKLADELARVIEKFGIKFDSVCSPALGGILAGYELARAAKKRFIFTERVEKVMSLRRGFEVKKGERFIVCEDIITTGGSALEAARVIESLGGEVVGFAALANRGFCKVTNLDNEAKPNAKLPSDKPFFALGNFEFEIYEPEHCPLCKNGSKAIKPGSRGN; encoded by the coding sequence ATGAATTTAGAGAAAATTTATAAAGGGGCCGGAGCGTATTTAGAGGGACATTTTTTACTAAGTAGTGGTAACCACTCGCAGTTTTATCTCCAAAGCGCAAAGGTGCTTGAAGACCCAGCTTTGGCTGGAAAACTAGCTGACGAGCTTGCCCGTGTGATAGAGAAATTTGGCATTAAATTTGATAGTGTTTGCTCGCCTGCACTTGGAGGAATTTTAGCTGGCTATGAGCTTGCACGTGCGGCAAAGAAGCGTTTTATCTTTACAGAGAGAGTTGAAAAGGTAATGAGTCTTAGACGTGGTTTTGAGGTGAAAAAGGGTGAGAGATTTATCGTTTGTGAAGATATTATCACAACTGGCGGTTCGGCACTTGAAGCGGCACGTGTGATAGAGAGCCTTGGCGGCGAGGTGGTTGGCTTTGCAGCGCTTGCGAACCGTGGCTTTTGTAAGGTTACAAATTTAGACAATGAAGCTAAGCCAAATGCAAAACTACCAAGCGATAAGCCGTTTTTTGCTTTAGGAAATTTTGAGTTTGAAATTTATGAGCCTGAGCATTGCCCACTTTGTAAAAATGGAAGCAAAGCGATCAAGCCTGGAAGCAGAGGCAACTAA
- a CDS encoding response regulator transcription factor — MQEYDILDVLSNKKVLCLEDEEAILKNICASLELFFAEVNGVTDGYDALELAMSDAYDVLVLDISVPNIDGLEIAKKVRTINQKIPIVILSSHIEQEYLWRAVELKITRYLAKPYDKKSFIKALEDVALELVGRKPTLRLNNELEYDFGKKVLYINGEISHLSKSESRLLEYFLNNKNQTITYEQIFDYIWEYEQPSKEAIKTIVKELRRKLGKDVIKNLYGVGYLCEI, encoded by the coding sequence ATGCAAGAATATGATATTTTAGACGTTTTATCAAACAAAAAGGTCCTTTGCCTTGAAGATGAAGAGGCGATTTTAAAAAATATTTGTGCTTCTTTGGAGCTATTTTTTGCCGAAGTAAATGGCGTAACAGATGGCTATGATGCACTTGAGCTAGCGATGAGCGATGCTTATGATGTTTTGGTGCTTGATATAAGCGTGCCAAATATCGATGGCCTAGAGATCGCTAAAAAAGTAAGAACTATAAATCAAAAAATTCCTATCGTGATCTTATCAAGCCACATCGAGCAAGAGTATTTGTGGAGAGCAGTTGAGCTAAAGATCACAAGATATCTTGCAAAGCCATATGATAAAAAGTCATTTATAAAAGCTCTAGAAGACGTTGCTTTAGAGCTTGTTGGACGCAAGCCGACTCTTAGGCTAAATAATGAATTAGAATACGATTTTGGCAAAAAAGTACTTTATATAAATGGTGAAATTTCTCATCTAAGCAAGAGCGAAAGTAGGCTTTTAGAGTATTTTTTAAACAATAAAAATCAAACTATAACTTATGAACAAATTTTTGATTATATTTGGGAGTATGAGCAGCCAAGCAAAGAGGCGATAAAGACGATCGTAAAAGAGCTTAGAAGGAAGCTTGGCAAAGATGTGATTAAAAATTTATACGGTGTAGGTTATCTTTGTGAAATATAA
- a CDS encoding DUF3365 domain-containing protein — translation MKYKFQLIVSVFIFVYLLISALVLNFYNNLAMKDAKKEAYYVLESINSVREYIAGVQRPLIEQLKHDGIIKEDFFDERLLSSSYISREIYNIQKKKYNLDFDYKLVAMAPLNKAHEPNEFEAQVLRGFKENKFSEFSKIIKDENGSQFFVGLPIKSQNTSCLACHNSESAPKQMLDRYEISNGKISEASEMMAMLSFKIPLRAIFSYHLKEVVIIMSAIAFVFGIFLLLVYKMHRRGEESKRQTEQLMIHQSRLASMGEMIGNISHQWKQPLAQISSALINLELYQERKKLDEAKIYEFIEETSKQINFMSETVDDFKNFFKPNTLKREFSVEEVINQTIKILNASLKKYQIEIEIDIRENFTIFANFNEIIQILINIINNAKDAFKQSYVKPRVIKIYTFIKDNRKNLCVQNNAGAIKASFLKVIFEPHFSTKESGSGLGLYMSRLIASKNNALIFARNVDENSITFTISFENL, via the coding sequence GTGAAATATAAATTTCAGCTAATCGTTAGTGTTTTTATCTTTGTTTATCTCTTAATATCCGCACTTGTTTTAAATTTTTATAATAATCTTGCAATGAAAGATGCCAAAAAAGAGGCGTACTACGTCCTTGAGAGTATAAATTCTGTAAGAGAGTACATTGCAGGCGTTCAGCGTCCGCTAATAGAGCAGCTAAAGCATGATGGCATTATAAAAGAGGATTTTTTTGACGAGAGATTACTCTCATCTTCATATATAAGCCGTGAAATTTATAATATCCAAAAGAAAAAATACAATCTTGACTTTGACTACAAACTAGTCGCCATGGCACCTTTAAATAAAGCTCATGAGCCAAATGAATTTGAAGCGCAGGTGTTAAGAGGCTTTAAAGAGAATAAATTTAGTGAGTTTTCAAAGATTATAAAAGATGAAAACGGCTCACAATTTTTTGTAGGACTTCCTATAAAAAGTCAAAATACATCTTGCTTAGCCTGTCACAATAGCGAAAGTGCTCCAAAACAGATGTTGGATCGTTATGAAATTTCAAATGGAAAAATTTCTGAAGCAAGTGAGATGATGGCAATGCTATCTTTTAAAATCCCACTACGTGCCATTTTCTCTTACCATCTAAAAGAGGTTGTCATCATAATGAGCGCGATAGCCTTTGTATTTGGGATATTTTTGCTACTTGTTTATAAGATGCATAGGCGTGGCGAAGAGAGTAAAAGGCAGACTGAGCAGCTAATGATACATCAAAGCCGCCTAGCTTCAATGGGTGAGATGATAGGCAATATCTCGCATCAGTGGAAGCAACCACTGGCACAGATCAGCTCAGCTTTAATAAATTTAGAACTCTATCAGGAGCGAAAAAAGCTCGATGAAGCAAAAATTTATGAGTTTATAGAAGAGACTAGCAAACAGATAAATTTTATGTCTGAAACGGTTGATGATTTTAAAAACTTTTTTAAACCAAATACTTTAAAAAGGGAGTTTAGCGTAGAGGAAGTGATAAATCAGACTATAAAAATTCTAAATGCCTCACTTAAGAAATATCAAATAGAAATAGAGATCGATATAAGGGAAAATTTTACGATTTTTGCAAATTTTAATGAAATAATCCAAATTTTAATAAATATTATAAATAACGCAAAAGATGCATTTAAACAAAGCTATGTAAAGCCAAGAGTAATAAAAATTTATACTTTCATAAAAGATAATCGTAAAAATTTATGCGTGCAAAATAATGCAGGAGCGATAAAGGCTTCGTTTTTAAAAGTTATCTTTGAGCCACACTTTAGCACAAAAGAGTCCGGCAGCGGGCTTGGTCTATATATGAGCCGGCTAATCGCTAGTAAAAATAACGCTCTAATCTTTGCTAGAAATGTAGATGAAAATAGTATTACATTTACAATTAGTTTTGAAAATTTATAA